The stretch of DNA ATGGTATTAACGTTTGGTGCATCTTTTTCGCACACCCTTGCGTTTTCGCTCTACATCTATCCAATGCACCATCCCCAGGGTTGGACTggtaccgggcattttcccagttggctgacgcactttgtggccgatcaggggcggactggccatcgggagaagagcaccccccaccccacctcaacaacttttgggccagtccagccctgacaaccCCCATTAGAATCAATGTATTCGCATTCAAGTTCtctgaccaacatgatcacacgggaagtcggcatgttgtttccaagagtgttgtttgttcatgttatttatttttttatttcagaagtTCCGATTTCATCAGTCTGCTCTGACACAACGTCCTGTAAACTAGTTTGTATGTGCCTTGTGTcacaggggcagtggtggctcagtggttgaggctcagggttactgaccagaaggttgggggttcaagccccagcaccaccaagatgccactgttgggcccttgagcaaggcccttaactccaggttgctccggggggattgtccctgtaataagtgcactgtaagtcgctttggataaaagcgtctgccaaatgcataaatgtaaatgtaaatgtagatccCCCTGACACTCACAGTGCACACACcccacgatctctctctcccgaattCTAATCATCTGCACCTGAAGCTCGTTCCCACATTCATCAACCTCACAGTATTTATGCTCCACTCCCCCGTCACTCCTTGTCTGGTCTCAACTACgatcacagactcacttacctgcttcttTCTGGAGACTCTCCGTTATATCCCTAACTCGCCTCTCCAACGAAGTCCTGTTCCTAGCTCTACTCCTCCTTCTTCCAGTTccggtttcctcgctattcagcgaactgcagtcatcacccaggtgtcctcgctattcagcgaactgcagtcatcacccaggtttcctcgctattcagcgaactgcatccatcacccaggtttcctcgctattgaGCGAACTGCATTCTTCACCCAGGTCTCCTCGCTATTCCGCGTattgcagtcatcacccaggtttactcgctATCCAGTGAACTGCAGTTATCACCCAGGTTAATCCGCTATCCAGCGAACCGCAGTCATCGCCCAGGTTTACCCATTCCCCTATatccctcaataaactacacctccgggtttaacactaccatcgagtctgagtatctgttacaCCTTGGAACAAAGGCTATAAAAGAAAAGCAGTGTTAATATTGAAATGAAGCACTCACATGAATCAGTATTGACGTTCCAGTCTCGCACTCTGTTGTGCTTCTGGTTCTCCTCCTGTAGCCACTGCATGAGAGAGCTGAAGTAATTTAGCAGAGGTTGGGCATCCATCCTCGTGCTCCCTGTTACCTCCTCCAGAGCTCGAGTCCAAGACTTGGATCGCCCTAACTCAAGCATATGCCTGTGTGTGGACCGAAATATCACAGGTAATTTATGGCATTTACACTGCCAAAAAACAAAGGCTATGCCTCTTTCCAATACATTATTTTAGTCTAGTATTGGATATCTAGAAATGGTTTTGTCCATTCAGTTTATAAGTACTTTTGATAATTTCTGCAGTAGTTATTAGAGGCACGAATGCCTGAGACAAAATACCAAGCGATTGCATTCTGCATACCTGAGTTTTTCACCAGCTTTGGTTGAGTTTGTAATATCACATTTGTAAAGTGGGCCGGTGTGACCAGCTGCCTGACATAATGCTTCTTGAAACTGGAACTGATAGATGGTTCTAGTGAAGTACCTATTGGAGAAACAAATGGCTATTAAGTGATGAACACAGTACCTGGTGAACCAACACAGTATTTTGACAATTCGTAATAATTTGTATGAAACGGCGAAATCACGTACACATCAACTAATTAACAAACTCAATTTCAAATCGATGCAATACAGGCATGACATTTTCACTAGCATCCTATCCAAAATGTTCTGTTTATAACAGGAAATGTTGTGACACTATTGGGGCTTtcccactgcatggtacaactcgactctgcttgcttttttggggttttccactgtggatagtactgaggatacttttttttagtaccacctcggtcaaggttccaagcgagccgagccgatactaaacgtGACgccaaaatcctgcagatcactgattgttcagggagaatcgtcactaccagcgtcactggatttccaacacgcaACATCaatccgctagttttaaagttagcaacagcaataacagtataatttgttcacacgactttcgaattgtgaaaaaagaaatggctgtgtgcaaaaccacgctgtggtcaataaacgaggtgcataCGGTCTACTCGttagtctttcaggaagtgtctcagctgttggccacacatggctaccaccggatCTACCAagagtgtagggaaaagtaaaaaacatttttaaagtgactgcagaaccatcaaggaaaagtggaagtggttcgaccaaatggacgctctctaaaccggtgagcaatgggagggagagttcCCTGGACTGCcgttgatccatgatggaggatggtacgttttgttatgttaactcgatactctgcttgaaagcttcactttatttagttgaccagctactggaagcttctaaaacaaccagaccaatttaactggacacaatgagctagtagctaacagctagcggtcgtgttattgttttggtcagtttgtgtcgtgtttaagattaTGTCACAGCAGTTGAGGCgccgcaactatgacgatcagcctataaacccacccacattgaggcggcactaaacagcggtggaaatgcaagctcagaaatgtaaagtaAGTAGAGTCGAGGCAAGTCGAACCGTAACGAGCAGTGGAAAAGAGTGCCATAAGTGCAATAGAAATACTGATTTCCATGAATAACATGTAATAATCTCCTTACAAACTGCCACATTTTCTTTCTTTGGTGCACAATGACTTTTCTTTAaattcatggttaggtttaggtttggtggATAAAATTACGACAATCATCAAAACGATACGTCAAAACCCCACTGTTTCTCCTTCTTCTGTGATACCCCACGCTAGGTTACATTTCGTGATCTTGTACTATTTTTACGActttaatattcaaaatattcaaatttcATTATACAGCGGATTATACAAATAATACATGCTACATGAATgatttgttaattgttttgaattaaatatatatactgtatatatattgtatgttaCATCATATTACAAGTCATATGATCATACAATCGACTAGAAATCTAGAATATCGACACATCAATACATGCAGAAAAAAGGAgaaaacaattatataatataaaaatgaaaaaataaaaaattatacaaatgtacaggtatttatttactttatttaataaaaaaaaatgtcatgtcaaaTTTTATATCTCAAAACAAACTTATTAGTTCACAGTGACTGTTGTCACTTTTAAAACTGGCATGATTCATTACCTGATAAATGAATAATCCCCAGACACATGGAAAAGTGCCGGTGGATCACAGTATGACTCATCCCTCGGCATGGGTTCAGATACTCCAACTAGTTCTCTTCTGCAGTAACAAGAGTTGTGGTGAGCAATAGACTCATTGTGCAACTAAATAAGAGTTTAGATTGTGTGGGCTGCATTTCAAAATGGGACTGAATACAATAATCTTACAAGATGTGGCCTGATtcacaatatatacatatatacagtatatatacatacagtactacTCTATATAAAACCTATTTTTAAGAGTTAGACATTTCAATTATATAAAAAGAGTaaactttttatataattaaataattaaaatatatattttatcaacTTTTATTCGTTTAATTTTGTTCAATTCAATTTGAAAGAAATTtgatatgaaattgaaatgcaaaaACCATAAAAAGTTGTAAAAGACTTACTTCATTTCCCACCAGCGGAGCATCCACTGGTTTTTCGGGATGTTCTCTTGGAAGACTTGCCATCTCCACTCCTCCAGCATGTAGGTGAAGGGCAGAGTGGCCACAATAGTGAGGGCCTGCTTCATCAGGAAGTTAATATCTGTCTCTGTAGGTGCAAAAAGACTGCTTTGTTGAAAAACATgaagccaagtggagaaatgtcatgtaattttactcgtcataaattggacatggcccctttaatAACCGTATTTTTGCTACACCTGCTTTTCGGCActctctgcactgtttttcaattaagtgaacatgtttaatgagaattctattgttttaaactgtcaTGCATGTCCTTAAAGactggttaaaaatgcataaaatgcttggagtgatttaagcatgtgttaaatgcataaaatactgtgcatAATATAAGTATgcattaaggtgatgtatgctgaaacATATGGGTTGGCTAATGTcatgtttgtattttaaattaacattagccAATGGGGCCATATATATGGCCCCATTGACCAcagtttttctcctttttttgtttAACCCCTTTTCCATGTACCAGAATCTTCTTTGAAGTCAGAAGGTAAAAGGCCCAAGGACTGCAGGTGAGAGGGAGTGGCAGCAGACAGGGACATGATCTCTCCTACAGCCTCGTGGAAGCCTTCGTTCGCGCCATCTCTCAGCAGGTATGAAAGGTTACGGTAAGCCATTTGGTACTGGTTATGCCCCATCTCATGATGAACAGTTAAGAAGTTATCCATGTTCACTTCAGTGCACATTTTGATtctgaaataaatacataaatataaagcaTGATAACAATAAAAGAAAACTTCATACAGAaataatactcaaaccagcctgtctggcaccaacaatcatgccaattgtgtggcagcagtacagtgaataaaatcatgctgatatgggtcaggagcttcagttaatgttcacatcaaccatcggaatgggggaaaatgtaatCTGGACCATGGCaggattgttggtgtcagacgggctggtttgagtatttctgggattttcacacacaacagtctctagaatttactccgaatggtgccaaaaacaaaaacatccagtgagcggcagttctgtggatggaaatgtcttgttgatgagagaggtcaacagagaatggccagactggtttgaactgacaaagtctacagtaactcagataaccgctctgtacaattgttgttagaagaatatcatctctgaatgctgttctgagatgcgggatgatgctgttttggtggcacgagggggacctacacaatattaggcagatggctttaatgttgtggctgatcggtgtatgtatgtatatatattgccggccaaaagtttggaataaagttcagattttgctcttatggaaaaaaaTTGGTACTTCTATTCATCAAagcagcattcaactgatcacaatgtatagtcaggacattaataatgtgaatacattactattacaatttgaacaaaatgaaaaaaatatcagaacttcttaaaactacttcaaatagttctcatcaaaatatcctccatgtgcagcaatgacagctttgcagatcctcgttattctagctgtcagtttgtccagatactcaggtgacctttcaccccacacttcctgtagcacttgccatagatgtgactgtcttgtcgggcacttctcacacaccttacagtgtagctgatcccacaaaacctcaatggggttaagatccgtaacactcttttccaattatctgttgtccaatgtctgtgtttctttgcacactctaaccatttatttttgtttttctgtttcaaaagtgtctttttctttgcaatttttcccataaggcctcctgagtcttctctttactgttgtacatgaaactggtgttgagcgggtagaattcaatgaagctgtcagctgaggacatgtgaggcgtctatttctcaaactagagactttcAAGCAatctcaagcattgtatcgccttcattcctcaaaacaatgattgtctggcgagtttctagagaaagttgtttcttttttgccatttgttccctaatattaaccttaagacatgccagtctattgcataccgtggcaactcaaaagcaaacacaaagTTTCCTTACgaaactgtacattattccaaacatttggccactagtgtatatataaaagtaaatatatatatatatatattatatatatatatatatatatatatatatatatacatactctaTTTATATTCACATTGTTTATGATATTGGTTCAgattaaaaaactattttgtaCATCAACCCTCTTTAATGAGAAAAGTTTCTAGTTTTATCAATCAAattctattaattttaataataatcttaATACAATTAATTGCAATACAAATTTATACTTTCACTCAAGTTTGTTTTGGTTAGACACATcaaattttaaataagtaaaattttTAATATAGTATCCAAATACAAAGACCCAACAAATGTAAATATCAAAAATATCTGTTGGTTGATCATTACCAAGCATTTTGACAGAATGTTGCACAGGACCGGATTATCATCCCTACCTGAAATCTTCTCTGTTGCCCATGTCCCATGCAGTCGGATGGCACACCACTTTTCTTCCATCATCAGGCTTCACAAGCATTGAGTTTTTCCAGAAATTCTCAAACATTTCAGGCATGCCCACCGATTTAAAGAATATTTCTGCCTCACGAAACAGTCGAATTTCACTCCAGCCCTGAAAATGATATTGACGACAACTAAGTGGCAAAGTTAAAAGAAGCGAATTTCCACATTTTGCATAAAGGTCACTTCAACTCTATACTCTTTGGAGAGGACAAAGATAAAACAACACAGAGATAGAAAAGGAAGATCATAGCAGTAAATGGGTGGATACAGACAAACTGGTCTCATGATAACAGTCCTAATAACAGAACAAGATGGTGAAATCGTTAGAAATCATTATATGTGTTGGTTCAAACACAAACGTacgacttttactcccatagacaAAAATAAACTAGCAATGTTATTACTATTAAACTACAAAGTTTAACCCCtaatccaaaccctaaacctaaccagcaTTTTTTGGGGTAAATCACAAGtgtatatttagggcccaagcactgaaagtgcgaaggccctattgttcttctaaggattactaatattattattagtccCAAGTACTTAAAGAGCGTGCAGGGGGTGCCCCTTTAAAATGGGCGTGTAAGACGGCCTCTGTAGCATCCCCATTTTcatctacagtcaccaaacttggtatatactgtatatacagtatagttctCACCATGCCGGataactttcataattatagtcattcTTTTTATAGTTTTGGTTGCTTTTGGGGCACTTACCATGCCTAAAAACACGCATCAGAGATGTCatccattagggctgggcaaaagttGGGGGGGGGCATTGCACCCCctttttcacctacagtcaccaaacttagTCTATACGTTCAGCTTTCATAATTCCAGTCATTAGCTTCATTccaacaggaagtctgccatttttatttatgataaatcgaacagtgttgccatggcgaggaaataaattaatggaaattaatttaaatgtaaaacagacggggcctgggtagctcagcgagtactaactctgactaccacccctggagttccaagttcgaatccagggtgtgcttcaTCCAGGCCTCCTAATCAACCAAACTGGCATTTTTATTTATGATAaatcgaacagtgttgccatggcgaggaaaTGGCTaaggaggttagagtcacatggggtaatctccttgtggttgtgattagtggttcttgttctcaatggggcgcatggtaagttgtgcatggattgcagaGTTTAACATGAGCCTTCACATGCAGAGTCTCAGTGGTGTCATacacaacaagtcacgtgataagatgcgcggattgacgtctcagaaactgagacttgtcctctgacacctggattgaggtgagtaacaacgccaccacgaggacctttcaagtagtggtaattgggcattccaaattgggagaaaaggggatttaaaaaatgggaaacaggaagtgtcttgtATCTTCTGCGTgtattgtgtgatttagatcaaaattgagctgTACGTTAGGTAATAGAggctgatcacatggatgtggttattgtgggtcatggtcataacgccaccaactggcagcaggaagtgtggcacttacaaaaTACTTTGAAATAGTCTTCTTACATTTACCAACACGCTTTAAAACTGTTTTGAATATTGTCAAGacattgctgatgtaaaattgtaaagggatTCTTGatttcttaaataatattttcatggcAATGGATCAAATTACATGATGTTGTAGTGTATTTGGGTGTATTCGATACACTCAGCCATATGTTAAATCACGCTTATGACTTCAATGTGGCTATGGTGGGTCACAGTCATAGCACCTCCAGCTGGCAACAATAGATGAAACACTTTCAAAAGACAACCCCTCTTATAGTCACCCTTATCACATCAAATTTACTTGGAATAGtgtcaaaagtaatttttcacttgaccaaatgcatgtgtccatcatgcattgttttctgaaagtcaCTGGGTGGAAATAGGCCCAttgtgcttgggcccatcatcgctgattgcagctatattttatcgATTTGAACTTCTGTTAGTTGATTGGGAATAAAAGTTGCACTTTTCTGTTCAAGATTTTTGCCATGATTTCACCATCTAGTAtgaattattacaagttgtcatgagactatgttggtacAAAACTCAAAATAGTCAGATTTACCTCGGCCACCATTGAGGCGCTCACATCGATATCAGGCTTTTCAGGATATGGGACACTGAGAGGATAGAGGTTGGTCCAAAACCGTCCCCACATGTCACCTGAATGTGAAATGTAAAAGAATTCCAACCATATCCCCACAATTGATCTTAGGCATTTGATAGAACGCtacatcccattcattttattgTCAGATCTAATTCAATTCACTGCAAATTGCAAATCTagcactttttcaaaagtagCATTCAATAATTCTCCATATATTACCAAGCAGGTGTGCAGGCAGGCAAGCGTCGGAGGCGATGTGACCAGGATAGACATTCTGCAGACTGGCTCTTACATAAGCATGAAGCTCTTTGTACAGAGGTAAGATCTGAAACATCGTAATGACAGtcagttttataaatgtttaaatccaAGTCAATGTGAACAcgctaaacattttttttcaagGCCGACCTCCTTGTAAATGCGCCTGGCATCTTCCAAAACTTGGTCTCTGGAGTAGCTGTATTTGGGTTCGTCATTGGTTTCGTAATCCCCCCTCCAGTAATCTCCATAGTCAGCATAATCTTAGATAGAAATAGTCTAATTTTTAAACTGGCCAATACCCAAAATCTCTTAAACATTGTCTCTACCATATCAGATATAATGTGATATTATCAAGAAGTAATCCATTAAATCAATGCAAAAAAAACTCAAGGAACATCGAGAGCGAGTAAACTatgacaaaattaaaattttggttGAACAAGCCTCATACTGTTGAGTCTGGCCACTTCGTTCTTCAGGTCCATGTAGTTCTCATACAGGGGTCTCATCTTCATTCCTGTAGCCACTCTCCAGCCCTCCCACACATGCAGACGCTCATAGTAGTTTTTGCTATTTGCCATGATACTCTCGAGGCCTAGTGACAGAGAAATGTATAGGACGAAACTAGGTAAACTGGGCCACTTCTCTTTCATTTCATAGAAACCTTTCATACAGACTATTATCCAAAATATGGAAACAAGGTATCTGGTTTATGCGGTGAAGATTTCACTTTATCATTAGGGTAGggatatatatgtatacagcTGACAATACCTGGCTCCAAAGTCTGACAGTCAAAGGGGTCGTCCAGCATGCACACGGTCGCTGTGTTGTAAATAGTGCTCATCACTGATAAGACATTTCTCAGCTGTAAAACCAAAGGTAGAGGCAAAACAATGACACACAATTCTCAGGATGCACAAATTTAGCCACAGTGAAAGAGGCTAGGAATAGGGAAGTCAAATTATTCATAGGACTGGTTTAGAATGAAACCTCAGTGTTTGACAAAATCTAGGAATATCAGTGACATTTCTGCAACATCGCACTTCAGTTGTTTTCTAACTAGGATCCGCAGACCCCCTTGGGTTGGGGAGACACTACAAACTTAACTCCATTTTACAGTAGCATGACAGTAACTATTTTCACATCattgtacattttacagtaacaagcagtattttcacaaaagaGTACATTTGTACATTGTAGCTCTCAGTCACCTCCCTAGCTCCATATGTCATGAAACACTATATCGAGAACACAAatttgggcactggcaagggtatTCATTCACAGAGCATTGGGACATATATGACTCAATTAACCTTGCAACACAGTGTCACACATTTAAATGCAGCTggtattaatcaaaaacattgcTGTATAGATGTCAGATACATTACATGAATTAAGAAATAAATATACAAAGCTGAGTATTTTAATCTTTTTCTAACaattgtaaaatttaaaagattgtttccttTTCATGAACATTATGGATGAAAGATAATTGTCTTTTAAAGAGAAACTAAGGCTTTGACGTAGCATATTTACGCTAGCGTTCATCTTCTAATGACTTTAGAGTACGGGTAAGGGAACATAGGccgagttcggaatggcatactaccatactactcttactatttctatcATAGACAGATATGGTAGATGTAGTATGAGTTGTATGGATAGTATTCCATTCAGAACTCGGGAATGGTGagcgtttcagtgcactggaacaattttgCGATTGGGATGGTCCTAGAAATAGGCGACTCCATGATCAGTACCCTGACTACAGAACAAGGGAGCTGACTGAGACGAAAGAACGCTCTCCTAAACTGTCCTCTAGCTAATTAGGTAAATCCCAAGTAAATAGGCTCTTTCAGATAGTTAATTTGAACTAATCTGATAAAACAAACAATTCACTTATATTTTGCTGTCCTGtgcagccttaaagggactttgccttGAAATCACAttctttttaaagcaaaatatttagttatttaattaattgccagcctaattaaataattgtatcggtttgttaaatatttaaaaactattttgttcTTAAAGGGGGCCgtgacatgaggaatacaatttccttgatcttttgacatataagaggggattgttctataaaaacatactgtaagtttcagaactgattAATAGTAAAAGAGcgtttatttaaaccaagctccagaaatgttttgtttggaatttgtgtaacttgtgacatcacaaggattCTGCATATGGCAcatgactgcctcttcagcaagacatcaatgccaATTTTTGTTGTTGCACCCTTGGCCCAGCCCACTGGTGATCAGTCagacacaggtgaagaggagagagggcCAGttactagggatgggcgataccacttattttattttcgatccgataccataggcggaaatcgcgggagtcgggggtcaggacccccctatcTGAAGGTTGTcccccccaaaatatcattaaaatatgtgtattgtaaataatataatgatatattcttaaaataattgtttaagaaataaaataatacaaatgcaaacggggcaacaacaaaaaaaccattggtgtccccttcaaaaattgctcttgagaattgggGTTTATTgacccccaacattttgatgaaattttcgcccctgtccgataccaataatttcaagtccaatatcatGGATaccgataccaataccgatacttctgttaaatacattttttgcgattacttgggataaaatgggtaatttaatataatatttttactcATTATTCAAGTCATAATTTTTTTTGGGattaaacagaaaatgattagacttctacccttacaaaaagtaaccatttcactacagtaactatagtttaaacATGGTATTTAGtgaaaccatagttaccacacaattagccatggttactactacaatattaatcTAGTAAAACAATGGGTTCAGCATCACCTTTagatttgttgttattttagcaTAAATTTACTCAAGAAGCAGTGGTGTAGTcat from Xyrauchen texanus isolate HMW12.3.18 chromosome 39, RBS_HiC_50CHRs, whole genome shotgun sequence encodes:
- the ace2 gene encoding angiotensin-converting enzyme 2 isoform X1 encodes the protein MSAHWLLLLALASMACAQTVEERAREFLRKFDENATHLVYQYSLASWAYNTDISQENADKEAEAYKIWSEYYSKMSEESGAYPVDQISDPEIIIQLQKLQDKGSGVLSSDKESHLRNVLSVMSTIYNTATVCMLDDPFDCQTLEPGLESIMANSKNYYERLHVWEGWRVATGMKMRPLYENYMDLKNEVARLNNYADYGDYWRGDYETNDEPKYSYSRDQVLEDARRIYKEILPLYKELHAYVRASLQNVYPGHIASDACLPAHLLGDMWGRFWTNLYPLSVPYPEKPDIDVSASMVAEGWSEIRLFREAEIFFKSVGMPEMFENFWKNSMLVKPDDGRKVVCHPTAWDMGNREDFRIKMCTEVNMDNFLTVHHEMGHNQYQMAYRNLSYLLRDGANEGFHEAVGEIMSLSAATPSHLQSLGLLPSDFKEDSETDINFLMKQALTIVATLPFTYMLEEWRWQVFQENIPKNQWMLRWWEMKRELVGVSEPMPRDESYCDPPALFHVSGDYSFIRYFTRTIYQFQFQEALCQAAGHTGPLYKCDITNSTKAGEKLRHMLELGRSKSWTRALEEVTGSTRMDAQPLLNYFSSLMQWLQEENQKHNRVRDWNVNTDSFSENAFKVRISLKAAMGNNAYTWSSNEMYYFKSTMAFAMRQYYLVEKGQEKNFMSENIHTYKETPRISFYFVVTDPETPGLFIPKAEVEAAIWLSRERINSAFFLNDETLEFVGLLATLAPPKEEKVTVWLVVFGIVMGLTVCGGIYLVVTGVFNRKKRAKRVVEAMNPYEDSDEGEPNKAFEEHAEQTGL
- the ace2 gene encoding angiotensin-converting enzyme 2 isoform X2; translated protein: MSAHWLLLLALASMACAQTVEERAREFLRKFDENATHLVYQYSLASWAYNTDISQENADKEAEAYKIWSEYYSKMSEESGAYPVDQISDPEIIIQLQKLQDKGSGVLSSDKESHLRNVLSVMSTIYNTATVCMLDDPFDCQTLEPGLESIMANSKNYYERLHVWEGWRVATGMKMRPLYENYMDLKNEVARLNNYADYGDYWRGDYETNDEPKYSYSRDQVLEDARRIYKEILPLYKELHAYVRASLQNVYPGHIASDACLPAHLLGDMWGRFWTNLYPLSVPYPEKPDIDVSASMVAEGWSEIRLFREAEIFFKSVGMPEMFENFWKNSMLVKPDDGRKVVCHPTAWDMGNREDFRIKMCTEVNMDNFLTVHHEMGHNQYQMAYRNLSYLLRDGANEGFHEAVGEIMSLSAATPSHLQSLGLLPSDFKEDSETDINFLMKQALTIVATLPFTYMLEEWRWQVFQENIPKNQWMLRWWEMKRELVGVSEPMPRDESYCDPPALFHVSGDYSFIRYFTRTIYQFQFQEALCQAAGHTGPLYKCDITNSTKAGEKLRHMLELGRSKSWTRALEEVTGSTRMDAQPLLNYFSSLMQWLQEENQKHNRVRDWNVNTDSFSENAFKVRISLKAAMGNNAYTWSSNEMYYFKSTMAFAMRQYYLVEKGQEKNFMSENIHTYKETPRISFYFVVTDPETPGLFIPKAEVEAAIWLSRERINSAFFLNDETLEFVGLLATLAPPKEEKVTVWLVVFGIVMGLTVCGGIYLVVTGVFNRKK